The following are encoded together in the Anaerostipes caccae L1-92 genome:
- a CDS encoding (2Fe-2S)-binding protein gives MNTINDRSKKLEAYIPADDDDMIICRCEEITKGEIRRAVHDGMFTLTEIRRYLRTGMGLCQGQTCSKLVKGIAARELGVSPAELEPAVSRAPMRPTEMRVFGKEVR, from the coding sequence GTGAATACGATAAATGACAGATCTAAGAAATTAGAAGCATATATTCCGGCGGACGATGATGATATGATCATCTGCCGGTGTGAGGAAATCACAAAAGGAGAAATCCGGAGAGCCGTCCACGACGGGATGTTTACCCTCACAGAGATCCGGAGATACTTAAGAACCGGCATGGGACTCTGTCAGGGGCAGACCTGTTCTAAACTGGTCAAGGGAATCGCTGCACGGGAACTGGGAGTTTCTCCGGCAGAACTGGAACCGGCTGTATCCAGGGCGCCGATGCGTCCTACCGAGATGAGAGTGTTTGGAAAGGAGGTACGGTAA
- a CDS encoding NAD(P)/FAD-dependent oxidoreductase: MGNRCADVIVIGGGVIGNATAYYLAKKGCSVIVLEKSDHLGNGGSSRNGGGVRQSGRDKRELPLAMYGIKNLWPSLSEELGTDVEYCQDGNLRLGKTEEHMKILSGLAENTRSCGLDVRMISGEEVREICPYLSDEVIGASWCPTDGHANPMLTTLAFYKKARELGARFITGEEVTEIRKIRGKARQVITKENVYEGENIILAAGLESREIAGTVGVDIPMQPALLECLVTEAEPEMFGQMLGTAEADFYGHQTKHGSFVFGGSSNFEGFNKDNGTPVNSSITASCICRGIMKYFPSLSDAKIVRTWAGWMDLCADKVPVISKVEEVPGLILACGFSGHGFGIAPAVGEQLSQMVVDGSTALDLTAFRYDRFQAKI; the protein is encoded by the coding sequence ATGGGAAATCGTTGTGCAGATGTGATCGTGATAGGGGGCGGTGTAATCGGAAACGCCACTGCCTATTATCTGGCAAAGAAAGGCTGCTCCGTTATCGTACTGGAAAAGAGTGATCACCTGGGAAATGGGGGTTCCAGCAGAAACGGAGGCGGTGTCCGTCAGTCCGGCCGGGACAAACGGGAACTTCCCCTTGCCATGTATGGAATAAAAAATCTCTGGCCGTCTCTCTCAGAAGAGCTGGGAACAGATGTGGAATACTGTCAGGATGGAAACCTGCGGCTTGGCAAGACAGAAGAACACATGAAAATTTTAAGCGGACTGGCTGAAAATACCCGGTCCTGCGGATTGGATGTGCGGATGATCTCAGGTGAGGAAGTACGGGAAATCTGTCCGTACTTATCTGATGAAGTCATAGGAGCCAGCTGGTGTCCTACCGATGGCCATGCAAATCCAATGCTCACCACACTTGCATTTTATAAGAAAGCCAGGGAATTGGGAGCCAGGTTCATTACCGGGGAAGAAGTGACTGAAATCCGGAAGATCAGAGGGAAAGCAAGGCAGGTCATTACGAAAGAAAACGTGTATGAAGGAGAGAATATTATATTGGCAGCAGGGCTTGAAAGCAGGGAGATCGCGGGTACAGTGGGCGTGGATATCCCTATGCAGCCTGCACTGCTGGAATGTCTGGTGACAGAGGCAGAACCGGAAATGTTCGGACAAATGCTTGGAACGGCGGAAGCGGATTTTTACGGCCATCAGACGAAACACGGTTCCTTTGTCTTCGGCGGTTCCTCAAACTTTGAAGGCTTCAATAAGGATAATGGTACTCCGGTTAACTCAAGCATCACAGCATCCTGCATCTGCCGGGGCATCATGAAATACTTCCCATCTCTGTCTGATGCTAAAATTGTCCGCACCTGGGCCGGATGGATGGACCTGTGTGCCGACAAAGTTCCTGTCATCAGCAAAGTTGAGGAAGTACCCGGACTGATCCTGGCCTGCGGATTTTCCGGACATGGTTTCGGAATTGCCCCGGCTGTAGGGGAACAGCTCTCTCAGATGGTGGTGGACGGCAGTACGGCACTGGATTTGACGGCGTTTAGATACGATCGTTTTCAAGCCAAAATCTGA
- a CDS encoding FAD-dependent oxidoreductase: MKRYDLIVVGAGPSGLSAAIEAAKKGMNVIVFDENAKPGGQLFKQIHKFFGSKEHKAKIRGFKIGEDLLKEAEDAGVQVVLNATVIGLYLDREITVRIGDEIHHYKGDAIIVATGASENMVTFDGWTLPGVIGAGAAQTMMNLHGIQPGKKILMLGSGNVGLVVSYQLMQAGCEVVALVDAAPRIGGYGVHAAKVARCGVPFYLSHTIVKAEGEDRVTGVTIAKVDQNWQTVPGSEKHFDVDTICLAVGLSPMSQLLKMAGCEMEDNPKKGGQVPICNEYGETSVKGIFVAGDVSGIEEASSAMIEGRMAGIAAACALGFMDKKERNEKLAALEKALESLRQGMFGPENKGKLLKKTEEGCDISMNLLENGYLAEEEVKQYPGVTKTVGIHPVMECTQNIPCNPCQDACPKKCIKIGENITSLPAVDPDAQCIGCGMCVAACSGQAIFLVNEQFEKDYASVTLPYEFLPLPEKGAEGKALDRGGNEVCRAEVVEIKTSKGFDHTNLLTIRVPADMAMKARFFRAS; encoded by the coding sequence ATGAAACGGTATGATTTGATCGTAGTAGGGGCAGGTCCGTCCGGCCTGTCTGCGGCCATAGAGGCGGCAAAGAAAGGGATGAATGTCATTGTTTTTGATGAAAATGCGAAACCGGGCGGACAGCTGTTTAAGCAGATACATAAATTTTTTGGTTCCAAAGAACACAAGGCAAAGATACGCGGATTTAAAATCGGAGAAGATCTGTTAAAAGAGGCAGAAGATGCGGGAGTGCAGGTCGTTTTAAATGCCACTGTCATAGGGCTTTATCTGGACAGAGAGATTACTGTGCGGATCGGAGATGAAATCCATCATTACAAAGGGGATGCTATTATCGTGGCGACTGGCGCTTCAGAAAATATGGTTACCTTTGACGGGTGGACACTGCCGGGAGTGATCGGGGCAGGAGCTGCCCAGACGATGATGAATCTGCATGGTATCCAGCCAGGTAAAAAGATTCTGATGCTTGGAAGCGGAAATGTAGGACTGGTGGTCAGTTATCAGCTGATGCAGGCCGGATGTGAGGTTGTGGCTTTAGTGGATGCAGCTCCAAGGATCGGAGGCTATGGGGTCCATGCGGCCAAAGTGGCAAGATGCGGCGTACCGTTTTATTTATCTCACACGATTGTGAAAGCAGAAGGCGAAGACCGGGTCACCGGAGTGACCATCGCAAAGGTGGATCAAAACTGGCAGACAGTGCCCGGATCTGAGAAGCATTTCGACGTAGATACCATCTGTCTTGCCGTCGGACTGTCTCCGATGTCCCAGCTTTTAAAAATGGCCGGATGTGAGATGGAAGATAACCCAAAGAAAGGCGGACAGGTACCGATTTGTAATGAATACGGGGAGACTTCCGTCAAAGGCATTTTTGTTGCCGGAGATGTGTCAGGCATTGAGGAGGCCAGTTCCGCGATGATCGAAGGCCGGATGGCGGGAATTGCTGCTGCCTGTGCCCTTGGATTTATGGATAAGAAAGAGCGGAATGAGAAGCTCGCTGCACTGGAAAAAGCCCTGGAAAGTCTGAGACAGGGAATGTTCGGTCCCGAAAATAAAGGAAAGCTTCTAAAGAAGACAGAAGAGGGCTGTGATATTTCCATGAACCTGCTGGAAAATGGTTATTTAGCCGAGGAAGAAGTAAAACAGTACCCGGGAGTTACAAAGACCGTAGGAATCCATCCGGTGATGGAGTGTACCCAGAATATTCCGTGTAATCCATGTCAGGACGCGTGTCCTAAGAAATGCATCAAGATCGGAGAAAATATCACTTCCCTGCCGGCAGTAGATCCGGACGCTCAGTGTATCGGGTGCGGCATGTGTGTAGCCGCTTGTTCAGGGCAGGCAATTTTCCTCGTGAACGAGCAATTTGAGAAAGATTATGCAAGCGTGACCCTTCCGTATGAATTCCTTCCGCTGCCAGAAAAAGGAGCAGAGGGAAAAGCGCTTGACCGGGGCGGAAACGAAGTATGCAGGGCAGAAGTGGTAGAGATAAAAACATCCAAAGGATTTGACCACACCAATCTTCTGACCATCAGGGTGCCTGCTGACATGGCCATGAAGGCAAGGTTTTTCCGCGCCTCTTAA
- a CDS encoding xanthine phosphoribosyltransferase, protein MKLLEERILKDGVLKDGGILKVDSFLNHQMDIGLLQEIGKEFRRLFPENITRILTIEASGIGIATIAAQYFDNIPVVFAKKSMSKNLDGDLLTSKVISYTKGLEFDIFVEKKFLSPDDNILIIDDFLANGQALNGLIDLVNGSGANLVGCGIVIEKGFQDGGQIIREKGVHLESLAIVEDPKDGKLCFREQ, encoded by the coding sequence ATGAAATTATTAGAGGAGCGCATTTTAAAGGACGGCGTATTGAAGGATGGGGGAATCCTCAAAGTTGACAGTTTCTTAAACCACCAGATGGACATCGGGCTGCTTCAGGAAATAGGGAAAGAATTCAGAAGACTGTTTCCGGAAAACATCACCAGAATCTTGACCATTGAAGCCTCAGGGATTGGGATCGCCACGATCGCAGCACAGTATTTTGACAATATCCCGGTTGTATTTGCAAAGAAATCCATGTCCAAGAATCTGGACGGAGACCTGCTGACCTCTAAGGTAATTTCTTATACAAAAGGACTGGAATTTGATATCTTTGTAGAAAAGAAGTTCCTGTCCCCGGATGACAATATCCTGATTATTGACGACTTCCTCGCCAATGGACAGGCATTAAACGGATTGATCGATCTTGTCAACGGCTCCGGTGCTAATCTGGTTGGCTGCGGTATCGTGATCGAGAAAGGTTTCCAGGACGGCGGTCAGATTATCCGTGAGAAAGGTGTACATTTAGAGTCTCTTGCAATCGTGGAAGACCCGAAAGACGGAAAATTGTGTTTTAGAGAACAATAA
- a CDS encoding (2Fe-2S)-binding protein, with protein sequence MRIAEHPILGRMEKGKEVSFFYDGKPVTGFEGEPIAAALKAAGVMVHRHTKKYGKPRGIFCAIGRCTDCVMVVDGKPNVRTCVTPLKEGMRVQTQYGVSAEKTKMKG encoded by the coding sequence ATGAGAATTGCAGAGCATCCGATTTTGGGCAGGATGGAGAAAGGGAAGGAGGTTTCTTTCTTTTATGACGGAAAGCCTGTGACGGGTTTTGAGGGTGAGCCGATTGCGGCGGCTTTGAAGGCTGCCGGGGTGATGGTGCACCGGCATACGAAAAAATACGGAAAGCCCAGGGGTATTTTCTGTGCCATCGGCCGCTGTACCGACTGTGTCATGGTGGTGGACGGTAAGCCTAACGTGAGGACTTGTGTGACGCCTCTGAAAGAAGGGATGAGGGTTCAGACTCAGTATGGAGTCAGTGCAGAAAAAACTAAGATGAAGGGATGA
- a CDS encoding helix-turn-helix domain-containing protein — MEPKHLKKLIVPKQPSLVMTTSHYYKAVMMAYGISHFYAFEVEEDVHDILSIVPDGCVDFLFYCSKDYPYASIIGTRLKASPMIGKPGDYFFGIRFMPGKVILPDTVNPNELVEGEAALMEFMKAEQVYDKIIQSRDFRAQIQAFLNFYVNCNQEKLEHLEDRNLGNYLIDEITRRAGNVKIEELGELTGYSVRYVNKVFKENMGISPKTYCKIARFQTVLNSLKWEEDEKDLLAIAMNAGYYDQSHMMKDFRKYTNMTPVRYIKSLEEAEYKNRLIILG, encoded by the coding sequence ATGGAGCCAAAACACCTGAAAAAACTTATTGTACCCAAGCAGCCGTCATTGGTCATGACAACATCCCACTACTATAAGGCCGTGATGATGGCTTACGGAATTTCACATTTTTATGCATTTGAAGTCGAAGAGGACGTCCACGACATCCTGTCCATTGTACCGGACGGATGTGTGGACTTTCTGTTTTATTGCAGCAAAGATTACCCATATGCCAGCATCATCGGCACCAGGCTGAAGGCTTCCCCGATGATCGGAAAGCCGGGAGATTACTTTTTCGGCATCCGGTTTATGCCGGGAAAGGTCATACTGCCTGATACGGTGAATCCCAATGAACTGGTCGAAGGGGAAGCAGCGCTGATGGAATTTATGAAGGCAGAACAAGTATATGACAAGATCATTCAAAGCCGTGACTTCCGGGCACAGATACAGGCTTTTTTAAATTTTTATGTGAACTGTAATCAGGAAAAGCTGGAGCACTTAGAAGACAGAAATCTTGGAAATTACCTGATTGATGAGATCACCAGGCGGGCCGGAAATGTAAAGATTGAAGAACTGGGTGAATTGACAGGGTATTCTGTCCGTTATGTAAATAAGGTGTTTAAAGAGAATATGGGAATTTCACCGAAAACGTATTGTAAGATCGCCCGGTTTCAGACCGTTTTAAACAGCCTGAAATGGGAAGAGGACGAAAAGGACCTGCTGGCCATTGCCATGAATGCCGGATATTATGACCAGTCCCATATGATGAAAGACTTTCGGAAATATACGAATATGACGCCGGTGCGGTATATCAAGAGTTTGGAGGAAGCGGAATATAAAAACAGGCTGATTATTTTAGGGTGA